The Microcystis panniformis FACHB-1757 region AGGATATGACTACTATTCCCCCGGGACTAAATTACTTGATTTAAAAGTAGATAAAACGGGAATTAAAGTTAATCTCTCGCGGGAGTTTGGCACTGATGATGGTCCTGATATGTTGATCGGTCGTTTGGCACAAATCATCTATACTACTACTACCGAGGATCCCAATGCCAAAGTCTGGATTCAAGTGGAAGGAAAACCCCTAGAATTATTAGGAGAAGGCCACGGTATTGAAGTTGCCCAACCGATGACTCGTAAGTTTTTTGAGGAGAATTATCAATTGTAAGTTGTCCGCGCATTTAAATTGTTTGTTGCGATAGCAAATTGAGGTTAACTAGGGGGATTACTGGGGGGATAGGGAAAAAGAATTGGATAGGGAAGTTTAATTCCTTCTTGCTGATATCGTCGGTGTAGGAGTTTAATAAATTCGTGTTTAATGGTGAGATGTTGAAAAAATTCTTCTTCTACCACCTTGAGATAGACTGTTAGCACAATGCTATAGTAATCGAGTTTACCATAAAGAATCAAGGGTTTATAGTTACCGAGGTGAGGTTGCAATAACTGAGCGATTTCTTGCATAACTTCTAGGGTAACTTTTTCGACTTTTTCTAAGTCACTATCGTAACTAATGCCCACTTCCACGGGAATCAGTAGGGAGTGATCTGGTAAACTATAGTTACGGAAACTAGAAGAAATGATCTGAGCATTGGGAATGACCAAAAGATTATTGGTAATTTCTTCGATGACTGTGCATCTTAAATCCACATCTCGCACATAACCAGCTTCTCCCGTTCTCAGTTCAATATAATCTCCCGGTCTAACTTTTTTAGAAGTGATAATATTAATCCCTGACATTAAATTAGCTAGGGTATTTTGGAGAGCTAAACCGAGGGAAACACCCCCAATACCAAAGGCAGTAAGCATCGGAGTTATCGAAATGCCAATCGAGCTTAAAATCAGCAAAAAACCGCAGCTAAAAATCAGAACTTTGGCGAGAAATTCAAATAGGGAAGTTAGGGAAGAAATGCCATCATCTCCCGTGGTATAAACTCGTAATATTTCCACGGATAATTGAGCAATAGCCCAAGTAGCCGAAGCTAAAAAAGCCACTAGCAGCAATTTTTGGCTCAGGAGAATCAGGGAGGGAAAGAGGGGAAGATTGGGAAGGGAGAGGGCAATATTTAACCCCAAAAGTCCGAACCAAAGTATGCTTAATCCACGAAGGGAACGTAAAACCCCTTCCGAGAAACGCAGGTTTTTTTCTCTGGCAATCGATAAAAGTTGACTGACAACGCGCTGTTCTACGAGCCATCCCAACAGCAGGAAACTGAGGATGATAGTGATAGGTAAGATAATATAGGGCCAATCTTCCAGTCTGGTTAATAGGTTCATTGCTAGAGGGTTAGAAAAAGATGCAGTTTTGTCTTATATTATTCTCCATTTGCCTATCTCTAGCAGGGGCGGTGGAATTTTCGGGCAAAAAGTTGCAAAATGTAAAGAGAAACTCACCTTTCCTTCGGCGGCCTTCGTGAATAGTCAGTTATTTAAACCAAAATTCGGGCTTT contains the following coding sequences:
- a CDS encoding mechanosensitive ion channel family protein; protein product: MNLLTRLEDWPYIILPITIILSFLLLGWLVEQRVVSQLLSIAREKNLRFSEGVLRSLRGLSILWFGLLGLNIALSLPNLPLFPSLILLSQKLLLVAFLASATWAIAQLSVEILRVYTTGDDGISSLTSLFEFLAKVLIFSCGFLLILSSIGISITPMLTAFGIGGVSLGLALQNTLANLMSGINIITSKKVRPGDYIELRTGEAGYVRDVDLRCTVIEEITNNLLVIPNAQIISSSFRNYSLPDHSLLIPVEVGISYDSDLEKVEKVTLEVMQEIAQLLQPHLGNYKPLILYGKLDYYSIVLTVYLKVVEEEFFQHLTIKHEFIKLLHRRYQQEGIKLPYPILFPYPPSNPPS